Proteins encoded together in one Anaerococcus murdochii window:
- a CDS encoding C39 family peptidase: MKKNLFILSLVVSAVLGINSALAAEEVVYYDTTSLDIIFEKYPDLNHKNKNAKKLEDKKPIKNESESPNGVILTDSYHYKEDGSLAKGLIDTGEARRYFDKETGQMVKNKKIENENVFVDADGEAHYIGWDYYKGKLGYYDPEKGYAKGLKTIDNITYGFDEDGSIFRKQNRVFDGMNFYFNNYGEATKTDGPYPKGWLGDKYYFEDGKPAEGLVTIDGKKYAFHERSLNLLRNVNKVFDHKMYWINEKGEAIYKYKVNHAYLSRGTGGKFKPGFSQNLMRKTPYFSQTDKRWADKPYSLGTMANLGCGPTVMAMVLNRKLNTNDIYPTNTMAVARDYSSRDGTDWQYFIEGVEAYDLKSYDIPIHKEAFIQALKDNPIVIRVGPGTFINAGHYMVVDSYKNGSFLINDPMNMKKTTQENIPWSRLRSEVTVAWEIK; this comes from the coding sequence ATGAAAAAGAATTTATTCATATTAAGTCTGGTAGTTTCTGCTGTCTTAGGTATCAATTCTGCCCTTGCTGCAGAAGAGGTAGTTTACTACGACACAACAAGTCTCGACATTATTTTTGAAAAATATCCAGACCTTAATCATAAAAATAAAAATGCAAAAAAACTTGAAGATAAAAAACCGATTAAAAATGAAAGTGAAAGCCCAAATGGAGTTATTTTAACTGACTCCTATCATTACAAGGAAGATGGGAGTCTGGCCAAGGGATTAATAGATACAGGCGAGGCCCGCAGGTATTTTGACAAAGAAACCGGCCAGATGGTCAAAAATAAAAAGATTGAAAATGAAAATGTCTTTGTAGATGCCGATGGGGAAGCCCACTACATCGGATGGGACTATTACAAAGGCAAGCTAGGATATTACGATCCAGAAAAGGGCTATGCTAAGGGACTTAAGACCATTGACAACATTACTTACGGCTTTGATGAAGATGGGTCAATTTTCAGGAAACAAAATAGGGTTTTTGATGGAATGAACTTCTATTTTAATAATTACGGTGAAGCGACTAAGACTGACGGACCATATCCTAAAGGCTGGCTTGGCGACAAGTATTATTTTGAAGATGGCAAGCCTGCTGAAGGCCTTGTCACAATAGATGGTAAGAAATACGCTTTTCACGAAAGGAGTCTCAACTTACTCCGCAATGTCAACAAGGTTTTTGACCACAAAATGTATTGGATAAATGAAAAGGGCGAAGCGATTTATAAGTACAAAGTCAACCACGCCTACCTATCAAGGGGGACAGGTGGGAAATTTAAGCCTGGATTTTCTCAAAATCTCATGAGAAAAACCCCGTATTTTAGCCAAACCGACAAGCGTTGGGCAGATAAGCCCTATTCGTTAGGAACTATGGCAAATCTGGGTTGTGGACCAACAGTCATGGCCATGGTCTTAAACCGTAAGTTAAATACAAATGACATCTATCCAACAAACACCATGGCTGTTGCCAGAGACTACTCATCTCGGGATGGGACTGACTGGCAATATTTTATAGAAGGCGTTGAGGCTTACGACCTAAAATCTTACGACATTCCAATCCACAAAGAAGCCTTCATCCAGGCCCTTAAGGACAATCCTATAGTTATTAGAGTAGGTCCTGGAACTTTTATAAATGCTGGCCACTACATGGTCGTGGATTCCTATAAAAATGGGTCTTTTCTGATAAATGACCCTATGAATATGAAAAAAACTACCCAAGAAAATATCCCATGGTCAAGGCTAAGAAGTGAAGTGACCGTAGCTTGGGAAATTAAATAA
- a CDS encoding TlpA family protein disulfide reductase: MKNKSKIILALMLAGSLVACGKKEEAKPEEVKQEAISKKDLPEGAKITNDTTTPIEEPQVEGEKPTTLGTFEAKDQDGKKFTNEDFKNYDATVINLWFTGCSACIQEMPELNKVADDLKKDEKVNFLTLCTDAEYDQSTMDAFKRIIDENKPTYQALGVKNEGEIKKYLDHVFAYPTTIVVDKNGNIVGEDVVGAITSEDQIAKLKANIEKAKESSNK; this comes from the coding sequence ATGAAAAATAAAAGCAAAATTATCTTAGCATTAATGCTAGCAGGCTCTTTAGTGGCATGTGGAAAAAAAGAAGAAGCTAAACCAGAAGAAGTAAAACAAGAAGCTATCAGCAAGAAAGACCTTCCAGAAGGCGCTAAAATTACAAATGATACAACAACCCCAATTGAAGAACCTCAAGTAGAAGGCGAAAAACCAACAACTTTAGGAACTTTTGAAGCAAAAGACCAAGATGGCAAGAAATTTACTAACGAAGATTTCAAAAACTATGACGCAACAGTTATAAACCTATGGTTTACAGGTTGTTCTGCTTGCATCCAAGAGATGCCAGAGCTCAACAAGGTTGCAGATGATCTTAAGAAGGACGAAAAGGTAAACTTCCTTACCCTTTGCACAGATGCTGAGTATGACCAGTCAACCATGGATGCCTTCAAGAGAATAATTGATGAAAACAAACCAACCTACCAAGCTCTAGGCGTTAAAAACGAAGGCGAAATCAAAAAATACCTAGACCACGTATTTGCTTATCCAACAACAATCGTAGTTGACAAAAACGGCAACATCGTCGGCGAAGATGTGGTAGGAGCAATCACAAGTGAAGACCAAATAGCCAAATTAAAGGCAAATATTGAAAAAGCAAAAGAGTCTTCAAATAAATAA
- a CDS encoding 4Fe-4S binding protein: protein MDKVKNYKKLIVQALSTLAHNFHLDNFLKGKIYQGPGKKACLPGLNCYSCPGAAGSCPIGSLQAVIGSKKYKFSYYVIGLIMFFGVIFGRLICGFLCPFGFFQDLLHKIPTKKFSTKKLKALRSIKYIILTGLLVGVGFALKGQYEVVPPFFCKYICPQGIMEAALPLAARNLSLRAALGPLFRFKFVILVITIILSIGFFRPFCKWICPLGAFYSLFNKFSLYQLKLSEDKCINCGKCARVCKMDVDIRKNTAHLECIRCGDCVEACPTKAITSEFIRKKGEKNEK from the coding sequence TTGGATAAGGTAAAAAATTACAAAAAACTCATTGTCCAAGCCTTATCCACCCTGGCTCACAACTTCCACTTGGATAATTTCTTAAAAGGCAAAATCTACCAGGGACCTGGCAAAAAAGCCTGCCTACCTGGATTAAATTGCTATTCCTGTCCGGGAGCGGCTGGTTCTTGCCCGATTGGAAGTCTCCAAGCTGTCATAGGGTCAAAAAAATATAAGTTTTCCTATTATGTAATCGGCCTTATAATGTTTTTTGGGGTCATCTTTGGTAGACTCATCTGTGGATTTTTATGTCCCTTTGGGTTTTTCCAGGACTTACTCCATAAAATCCCAACAAAGAAATTTTCAACCAAAAAGTTAAAGGCCCTAAGGAGTATAAAATACATAATTTTAACTGGCCTCCTTGTTGGAGTGGGCTTTGCCTTAAAAGGCCAGTACGAAGTTGTGCCTCCATTCTTTTGCAAGTACATTTGCCCTCAGGGCATTATGGAAGCAGCCCTACCTCTTGCGGCGAGAAATCTTTCACTAAGAGCGGCTCTTGGTCCTCTCTTCAGGTTTAAATTTGTAATTTTGGTTATAACAATCATCCTTTCCATTGGATTTTTCAGACCATTTTGCAAGTGGATTTGCCCGCTAGGTGCATTTTATTCGCTCTTTAATAAATTTTCCCTCTATCAATTAAAATTGAGCGAAGACAAGTGCATCAACTGCGGCAAGTGTGCAAGGGTATGTAAGATGGATGTTGATATTAGAAAAAATACCGCACATTTAGAATGTATTAGGTGCGGAGATTGTGTGGAGGCTTGTCCAACCAAGGCCATCACCAGTGAATTCATAAGAAAAAAAGGAGAAAAAAATGAAAAATAA
- a CDS encoding CD1871A family CXXC motif-containing protein, producing MKERKITIGLLALSLAFIGFGVYRKEVDTVFMKAINLCLECIGIG from the coding sequence ATGAAAGAAAGAAAAATTACAATTGGACTTCTTGCCCTAAGCCTTGCCTTCATTGGCTTTGGGGTCTATAGAAAAGAAGTGGATACGGTTTTTATGAAGGCAATCAATCTGTGTTTGGAGTGTATAGGAATTGGATAA
- a CDS encoding sensor histidine kinase, translating to MKQKVYDSVVFKLISAVVVLFIIMLLVSMYLINRKQAMVIDGVIEEMNANMGNMDRSMVLFVDTTKVQSASDFTIYLIFVMSTVIILGSLSFAFIIKKILAPLKKLQKKLTEVDIDKPESFENLVILDNTSSEIVELSEAFNKMLKKIYADYKRQKDFSSNVAHELRTPIAVMQSQIDLYRQKTNDEDALKMLRVLDSNVGKLNGLVDAILSLRKKSNLKLDEVNLDILIDEIILDLEDKADLKNVELITEKTDINLITDDGLLQRLVFNIVENAIKYNKPGGKVEISAVEDSKFVKIKVADTGLGISDSDKERIFDLFYQIDSSRGQEGYGIGLSLSKTIADMLRAKIEISDNEPVGSIFTIIIPKSL from the coding sequence ATCATGCTCCTTGTTAGCATGTACCTTATTAACCGCAAGCAGGCCATGGTAATTGACGGTGTTATAGAGGAAATGAACGCAAATATGGGTAATATGGACAGGTCAATGGTCCTTTTTGTAGATACAACTAAGGTCCAATCGGCAAGCGACTTTACAATCTACCTAATTTTTGTGATGTCGACTGTGATTATCCTGGGATCTCTTTCCTTTGCCTTTATAATAAAGAAAATTCTTGCACCCCTCAAAAAGCTCCAGAAAAAGCTAACCGAGGTTGACATAGATAAGCCGGAAAGTTTTGAAAATTTGGTGATTTTGGATAATACTTCAAGTGAAATTGTCGAGCTTTCAGAGGCTTTCAACAAGATGCTTAAAAAAATCTACGCTGATTACAAGAGGCAGAAGGATTTTTCTTCAAATGTGGCCCACGAATTAAGGACACCAATAGCTGTCATGCAAAGCCAGATTGACCTTTATAGGCAAAAGACAAATGACGAAGACGCTCTCAAAATGCTCAGAGTCCTTGATAGCAATGTAGGCAAGTTAAATGGTCTTGTCGATGCGATTTTATCTTTGAGGAAAAAATCCAATCTCAAACTCGACGAGGTAAACCTAGATATATTGATAGATGAAATAATTCTTGACCTGGAAGATAAGGCAGATCTTAAAAATGTCGAACTTATTACGGAAAAAACTGATATAAATCTTATCACAGACGATGGCCTCCTCCAGAGATTGGTCTTTAATATAGTTGAAAATGCTATTAAATATAACAAGCCAGGTGGCAAGGTAGAAATTTCTGCTGTGGAAGATTCTAAATTTGTAAAAATAAAAGTTGCAGACACCGGTCTTGGAATTTCTGATTCTGATAAGGAAAGAATTTTTGATCTTTTCTACCAAATCGACTCTTCTAGGGGGCAAGAAGGCTATGGAATAGGTCTTTCCTTGTCAAAAACAATAGCCGATATGCTTAGGGCAAAGATTGAAATTTCAGACAACGAGCCAGTTGGTTCAATTTTCACTATAATTATTCCCAAGTCTTTATGA